TAGATATTCTTTCCGAGGTCCTAAATTCAATCCTCTGGGCATAAAACCCTATTATTGAAAATCTTTGTTATCTGCTGACCTTGGGTCAAGGCCTCTCTGAAAATTAttggaggtggaggtgggccaattgttttctattttcctttcatttagGATAAATTGCAAATGTGCTAGTTGTGATGTGTAATGTCAGTTATAGAAAACTTCTACTTCAGTACTTCATTGTGTTTGTAGATGTAGACCTTTTGTCTTCTCGTTTGGAAATCACTTATGTCTCCAGGTTTAACTTACTTGCTTACAACTAACTTTAACAGGCTAGAAGATTATTGATAGATCCTGCAATACATGAAGAGTTTACTCGTCTGAAGGTCTGTTTTACATGAACTACCAATCTTGATATGTATGGTTGATACCTCTCGCTTAGTAcgcatcttttcattcaagctcagatattttaaaagcttAATTAGAATACGAATTTGACCAGATCTTAGCATTTGTCATTTATCCATCTCTTTCTTCATGTTCCGTTCATGGTTAAACTTAATGGAGGGTGGATGCTAAAAGATCCTAGACGGTCCCACAAACTTTTTGAGAGGGGTTACTTTGTGAGTGAATTACAAGGGAGAGTCGGGGGGGTTTGTCAGAACTGTTTTGAAAAGTGGTTTTTGACCGATTGGAAAAGAGTGAAATAGTAAAGCCGAAGTTGCAAGGAGCCATCTTTGTGAGtgaaatattataattgaattCTATGATAACAGCATAAACtcgaaatcaaaatcaagattAGTGAATTGagtattaattatttgacTTTGTCATGACATGCAGAGTTTGGTTGAGgagaaagacaaaaaggtAAAGGAGCTGCAAGATAACATTGCCGCAGTAAGTTTTACTCCATCAAGCAAGATGGGTAAAATGCTGATGGCTAAATGTAGGACTCTGcaagaggaaaatgaagagatAGGAAATCAAGCTGCTGAAGGAAAGGTATAGTCCCTAATTTACGTCGTGTTGTGACTTACTCTTTCATTCACCTCTTTTATGGAGTTTTTTCAAATGGAGCTTTTACTTCATTTGTTTGTGCAATCATTCGCCTCGCCCTCGACTGCAGATGCATGAGTTAGGAATAAAGCTTGCGTTGCAGAAATCTCAAAATACGGAACTTAGAAATCAGTACGAAGGTCAGTATCTATCATTAAATACTCATTTTTGTTGCACGACTTTCTGAAGTTTATAATTGGAACAGTTTGCATGCTTCAAGTTATTGCGATTTTTTcatgaataattattaagcACTTTAATTTTCGTTTAGAGTCACTTTCTTTTCATAATCCGACTTTAAAgcaactatttaaaaattatcataaCTCAAGCTGACTGATTGCACGATGTTTAATTTGTTATCAAAcacaagatttttaaaacactaaaTTTGACTTCAAATGTTAATCCTAAAATAATGTGGTCAGAATTTTTCACTACTTGGGACGGTGATATATTGACTGCTAAACTATGTTAACACCACAAATCTATGCAGCTTTGCAGAAATATATGGAGGGGCTGACAAATGACGTTGAAAGGTCAAACGAATTGGTACGCGCATCATCCGTGTTATATTTTTTGGTCACTTTCTGAAtcaatttctatatttatCAGTTTCTTTTTTCGTATTCAATGAACTAGGCTATCGTATTGCAAGAGAAGCTTGCAGAGAAGGATCGGGAGCTTCAAAGCTTCAAGGAGGCTTTACAGCAGCCGAGGAGTCCAACGGTCGAGAATAAAGTTGATTCACCCCCTGCCGAGAAGCCACCCAAAGATGAGGTGGTTATTTCCGGCGATGCTGAAAGCTGAGATCAAATAGATTTTCTGAATTTTGTACCTGtatattacatttaatttcCCACATCGTAACATTTCGTTTTTAGCCTATGAATATCGTTAAATTCCATAAGAGCAATATGAAAAATACTGCATATGTTAATTTTtgcctttgtttttttgtcaTGATGTAATTTGTAGTAATGATAACCCGttcatttttagtttgtttctattttgttgTCTTACttcttaaatataatttcaaaatccaagtcaattctgaactaaaaaatatataactttaaaaacttaattttgtttttaaaatgactAAGAATTCTAGTAGTTCtaacccttttatttttagtttttctattttactttttaaatataatttcaaaattcaagtcaaaattctaatcaaataaatacaattttcagaaaaaataaaaaaataaaactagaaataaaatttggatcaaaatACGGTgtagaaatattaaaaagaaaaattaaattttcaaagcaGTAAGTGCTAAGGATAGATTTAACAGACCTCTTTCCACCCCAAGCTTTTTAAGATTTGTCGTGCGTAACTACGCGCCAACTGAGATATTTGTTTCAGCTGCAGTGCTCTCGGAATAGCCAGAAGGGGGTGGTGATGTTTGATCACCGCGATGAATTCTTCGGTCCAAGATCCACCCCTAAACCACCGTGAAGGATTCTTCTCTCGGCtaatttatttgcttttaaCTTCTGTACACAAGTTTTGGTCATGCTCAGCCAACTCATAACAAAACTTGTCCAAAATTTGTCAAACAGAGTCGTAGCGCGTTATTGATTTGATCTGAAATATGAAGTTTACCTTTGCAGACGCAGAGAGACTATCTACCAACGTAGATGCAACCGCACATTTTGCCTCGTTATTAGCAAAGATCAATTGGCCTATCTATTAAATCAGTAAACCCCAGACTTTTTCTTACACGGAGCTTAACTACCTCTTACTAGGACTTTGTAGCTTGTAGATTTTCCCTGAAAGTGGATTTTCCCTGAaagtaaattttgggtggtcATAACAtggtaagaaaaagaaaaactggTAGAGAATGACCAAGAATTTAGAAATGAGCCGTATAAAAGAGGCAGTTCTCACCTGTTGCAACTTGTACCAAATCTAAATGTGATTCACATATTGGAGCTGTTTTAAGAAGAGCAACATTGGAGAAACCGAAAGATGAAGCTTTGCAGACTTTTTCACCAGTTTTTCAACCAACCTCATAGCTTTGCCCTTTTCCCCTGTTCTGGACTCTGAGGCTGTCGACCAGTCCCAGATGTCCACAACAGAGAGTTTGGGAATTGTTTATTTCCCATAATGTGCGACTTCACCATACGGGGCTTTCCAGTTATTTCATCCATCGAAACACCTTCAAAAGAAGCCAAAGAAAACCTTTTAACATGGATGAGATATTCGATATAGTATATTATAGATCCAAACATCTTTTAATCCCTCTATAAGTCTCGCAAGAGATTACATATATGACAATAGAGTAGACTGTAGTAAAGGAGCAATAATTAATCGTGTATAATGGTCATTATTTTTGCTCAAGTACAATCATCAGGTAGCTAGATTTCAGAAGTATGATAATTGGTAATAGAATAATGAGATGTGTATATCCATAATATATATGGCTagtgaaaaaaaacattttgtgAATAATCATGCCTACTTTTAGAAAATCTCTAAACTAATGtcaatatattaatttcagtactaaatattaaatattactAGTAATAAATAGATACACCTAAGTTATACCAAAGTGTCAGTAGAGAAGAACTATGATTTAGATAAAAATGTCCTCATACTTCTAACAAATCTATATATAAGTATATCACCTTAATTTCCTTGTCAAATGTCATTTGTAACGAATTAATACATGGGATAAAACAACattctaaatataaaattgattttcttatcacaagatttaaaattgagtGAAACTAAGAAATGATATTTGAGGTATTGAAAAGTGTTTTAATATCTTCAACTATAGAaaacaacttcaaaaaataaaacaaagcaagcaaataattatattacatatattatcgaataaaaataaagttaattgTGTAATGAatgataattgaaaatatatcattcatgacttaaactttttttaattaatactacaatgaaaaagaacaaacaatatgttgatattaaaaattgttaaCTAGCTTAAAATGTTACTAATTAAATCAAAGGTATGATGCTGATAGTAAAAGGAATCATTTATGCATAGTTCTATATATCTAATAACGTTGTTGCtgatattttctaatttcaaaatgtACAAGTAATTAAATGAACTacaaattacttcaaatttataaaagaattttagaCTTGTAAATGACTGTAACATTTAAAAGTTGATCAAACGTgccaatttcttttaatataagaCACAACAGAACGAAAATATTGCATGCAACAGAACCCAAACTTGAGGCTAGGTTGCAAATTAGTAGAGTTACACTACCTCCATAAAAATACACTTTCGCCTGGATTCAATATAGTATGATTTTTGTCTCGAAGCCATTCACCTTGCATCCTCTGAGTATCATCCTCTGAACCACAGCCAAAGTCATTAGTTGCACAatagtaattaaattactttCTCAACTAGTGAAGTCACATTACCTCCACATAACACTCTTCGACCAGAATTCATGATTGCAGGATTTTAATCGTAGTAACATTCACCTCTATCCTCTATGTATCGCCATAGCCTGAACTACAGCAAAAGTCATTCTGGTTtcatcataataataaaaatgcaCACAAACACTTGATGACAAACAGTTTTTAGCATCATAAGTCGTTGAAGACGTGGGATGATTCTTATGCTCAAGAACAGTAATGCCAACCTCAGTTTCTCCGGTTAAAATAAATGGGACATATTCGTCAGTTAAATACAAAAGACAACATTGGCCGCATCAAGAGCTGATGAAAAAATAAAGCTTCCTTAGCATATGTCATATAACTATCCTTCGTCATTTAGTGAGAGTCGTCAAATGTGAATTCACAGCcgactataatttttttttgcaagtAAGCATAGTCATGGAAGCAACAACATCAACGGTGTTGCAGAAAATGGCAGTGGAGTTTTAGAAGCTTAGAAATATCTTCCGTTTGAGATAGGTTAAACTTGGCAAGTAGTAGGGGCACAGTAGTGATTTTGGTTCAGCTGTCAAAAAAGAGATCTATCGTGCCTTgacatataatttaaatacagAATATGTCGAGGATCTAacaaaggaaaagtctaaTCCAATCATCTAGTTTGACGAAAATAGTAAGCATATTCGCATTTAAAAACCAATGGCTCTGGAAGcattttataaatatcaatGGCTGGATTAAGATAAGAGGAATATCTAAATAATCATCGAAAGCATACACAGTACTGGTCCAAAACAAGCCAGGCAGATGAAACTTCACTTGAAACTGTAATCAATTAGGTCTATTGGCcagaacaataaaataattagcaGCTCTTTGTCAACGACCAAACTTGAAATCTATTGAAAACAAGCAGCTGCAGTATAATAGGCTGAAGAGTGTTAGAATGCTTTGATAACTAACCTAATGGTAGTCCGTCTCCATCAGTTCCTCTGCATTTAGACTATCAAGTCCACTGGCCTCAAATGAAGAGTGATCCTCGCTGCCGGTAGTATACACTTATCTGCATGATTCGCCTTTAACAGGATATCACGACACATCTTACATTCTTCACCTGCTACAATGTCCAAAAAGCAAGAAATTAATTAGAGTGAtctcaaatcaaaacaaaagaagaccACAGTGATTATGACAGGCGAATGCTCATATAAACAACCAAGAGACAGTACCTCGTTTGACCGAAGAAGCACATAGCTTCCATTTTCTAATTTGTAATAAGAACCATCTCGACTGCTATAGTACCAATCGGCTACAGGATCGTGATAAAATCCACTGCTGTTGGAAGTAATGCAAGTTAAGTAACAATTTGCAGTAGAAAATGCACTTGAAATGGCAACTTAGAAGCAGAGTTGTTGAAATTCGGCAACATCCTCCTAGAAAGAAATAACAGACTAACAGTATGAAAAACTTCACAGAGGATAGAAGAAATCGTGTGAAGGTACCGGTACACTTATCATCTAACAATGCGATATACGATATAAGTTTTTAGGTAGTAcattaaattgttatatattaCACAACAAAATTACTACGAATTAATTGTGATTCCAAGCTGTAGAACAATAAGATTACTCCTCAATCAAACATTTTCCATAAAGATATCTTAAAATGCTCGTTTCGATCCTGTATCTTTACAATTATCTTCGAAATCATCTTTAACTTCAGAAATAGCAAGTTTCATTCTCCAAAAGATTGTTGTACAAATGTTCGATGATTTGACAATGAAAAGTCAGCAAAGCAAAATCAATATATGAGAGACTAGTTAAAGAAACCTGGAATGGAAGTATAGCCGAGACGTCTCATCCCAAACGAACGAGCAATGACTGTCCTGCAATTCCTCGGAACCGGACTCTGTCGCGCGCTCCATTCTGTTTGGCGGGCTTGTTCTATCCCCGCGCATTTTATACTATTCAAAATCCAACCCAGTTTTGGGCCGTATCATGGCTAGTATGGGCCTATAAATACGGGCCGTTAGAAGCCCAACACTTCATTGGGCTTGAGCTCTTCACGGTCTTTTTGAGGTAACTACGACTTCTTTACAcccttcattttattattgtttccctaaaataaaaaaataaaaaataaaaatgtttactTAAGAGAATCAAAAGCATTTGTGAATCATGATTGGCGGCGGCtatatgttttacataataattacGATAAACCCTAAAAGGTGGAACTGTGCTAAATGACCATTATATTATTGactttggattttattttagttaaattcatatgtaaatgtaatgtacttgattttcttttttagtgcCTCTGTCCCTAAATGATGTTGAGGATTCAATCATTGAAGatgaatatttttcattacctaagttagaaaaatgattgtattttattttatagtttaaaatttagtaatGCGGTTAAATAAGAGATTTAGCAAcgtttagtaaaaaaaatgtttattaagttttttttgaaCAAATAGATCACTACCGAAACTCGTATCTATACACTTCTTTCTCAGCTTTGCCTTTCTTTACCAATGTCGACGCTTCTCGCGCGTTTTGAGGGACTGAACCTTCgactaaattatattttaacaattttataaaaataggTTTGGACCGGagatattgtttattttctgaataaattatgatttcacaattctaaaattataaaatctaaaaagatatcgatgaaacaaaagaagacctataataattgatttaaaCGAGTTGTTGCAATCACTTTTATCTTAAataatgttaatttaatttcaatatttcccCTAAATAAAAAGCAAAGCAATGGTTAGTGTCACGTACCTTTCATATATTAATATCTTATCATTGAATTTCTCACCCACGCTCGTGTCACCATAATGAATTGTTATTAAATTCTGAATGCAACCACACACAACTTCTATCATTGCAAAATATGATATGTTCCATACAATTTTAtgccatttattttaattattttcgacctcatattatttaataagtaattaaattatttcctCCATAAACTCTCGatttattctttcaaataTTCCCCCACAAAAATTCATCGGTTATTTTGCCCCTTAATTTTCCCCCCCTTAATTGAGACatataaaatgataatatgaaattagtaaatttcaagctaaattttagatataaatttaaaattataaaactttttaaggcgattaatttttttttttaatttattagatataaaattaaaattttaaagataaaatttagagacctGGTATGGAAAGTGAacctaatttataattaaaaataaatgtaaaaagaaaaaaaaaagtgacgTAGCCCTAATTATTTGAAGAAGAGATTGCCACGTAAGGTATGAAATTGGAGTGATAAAAAATGAGATTGATGAGGTGAATTTGGAAATGGGAAACTAAAAGTCTAAATGCTTTCCATCAAAATGAAAGGGAATATTATATGATTGCGTTTAGTGTTGATTGGGCTTTGAATGTGAATAGGGAGGAGAGGAAGGACCACTTGTGCAAGAGCTAGAATTGTGACCTGCACTGCACTTAAAAAGCAGACACCAACTTAGGCTGGACCAAGTGGACTTTATTATGGGCTTTGTTTTCCAAGCAGATTGCCACACCTGACCTCTCAACAACTCAACAataatcaaaaaaatttaaaaaaaaaaaaaataataatttaaaaatggtcCCCGATAAAACTTTACTTTACATAAAAGCCCCGATCTT
This sequence is a window from Cucurbita pepo subsp. pepo cultivar mu-cu-16 chromosome LG04, ASM280686v2, whole genome shotgun sequence. Protein-coding genes within it:
- the LOC111793209 gene encoding FKBP12-interacting protein of 37 kDa-like isoform X2, coding for MASHGHLEEDDDFGGDFTGTHNNSHSGNKRGFGDLEDEEDDLFGSKKANAKVEETAPGVATGMILSLRESLKSYEDTLTTCRTELDIAKSEIQKWISSFQNENFIPAEPKFVISFLQSLKFSEESLRDQLEKAKKKEAAFIVTFAKREQEIAELKAAVRDLKAQLKPPSMQARRLLIDPAIHEEFTRLKSLVEEKDKKVKELQDNIAAVSFTPSSKMGKMLMAKCRTLQEENEEIGNQAAEGKMHELGIKLALQKSQNTELRNQYEALQKYMEGLTNDVERSNELAIVLQEKLAEKDRELQSFKEALQQPRSPTVENKVDSPPAEKPPKDEVVISGDAES